The sequence AAAGAACAACAATCCTCAAATTCAGATTCGCACAGAATTTTTGCAGTCAGAAAAAGTAATGATTAGCATAGCCGATAACGGAACGGGAATACCAGAAGATATTAAGGGAAAATTATTTGACCCCTTTTTTACAACCAAGTCCGTCAATAAAGCTACAGGAATGGGGCTTACTATTAGCCTCCAGATTATTACTGAAAGACATGGTGGTTCGATTGAGTATATTTCCCAACCAGGAAAAGGCAGTGAATTTATTATTTCAATTCCACCTCATCAGGGGTAATTAATACTTTGGTAGTATTGCTTTTCCAGCCGTTTTGATAGGTTGTATTAGGAAGGGGGAAGAGGAACCATTGCGTTGTTAGAGGGGTTCTCCGGCAGCACGGCAACGTGGGGAAGAAGAGCTAGAGAAGGTAGAAAATATTTTAATTACTATATCAAAATTCTTTTCTCCCCTTGCTTCCCTGCTTCCCCTGGCTGTCCCACTCGGCATTTTTCACGTGCTCAAATACTAGGATATTGCAAACAAAGAGAAGTCGCATATGCTACAAGCAAACAAGGTAAATTATGTAAAATGTAATCTAGCTTACCTTCCCTTTGATTGCCCGCATGGGTTTTTCTAAGTGGTCTTCTTGTATCTTTTAACAGTCAGGTATTATATTTTCTAGTTCAGTCGATAGCCTTATTTCTCTTATGCGACTTAATAATCTACTTTCATGGCAATATATCTAGTTATATATATATTTAATGTTTGAATTTACAACTGTTAATTGAGAAACAATCCGCTGGCAAGTTGTCATCAAATGAATTATGATTAATATGGATTTAAATAATAGACGTTTTTTTTGCAGTAAAATTACTGAGAAATTATGACAGAGCATATTAAAGTTGTTAAACCCAGTGGTGTTTTAGATGCAACTAGTTCCCAAGATTTTAGAGAAGAAGTTATTAAATCATTAGACAGCAAACCAAAAATGGTGCTGGTAGATTTAAAAGAAATTACTTTTATGGATAGTTCGGGTTTGGGTGCTTTGGTATTAGCATTTAAAACCTTAAGAGCATCAGATACAAAATTAGTGCTCTGTTCTATTAACGAGCAAGTCAAAATTTTATTTGAACTTACTGGAATGGATAAAGTGTTTGAAATCTTTTCCAACCAAGATGAATTTAATCAATCTGTACTTTCACAAATTTCTTAATTAAAGCCGATTTGGAGTATCGATAAATCATCATCAAAAGTATTTTTTGAATTCAAATCAACCAGACAATTAAGAATATTTTCTAGAGGGCTACTAGAAAAGTGATACAACCGCGTAACCCTTTGGATAAAGTTTTCTAGTCCCATTAGTTGACCATCAGATAAGCTAATCTCGTAAGCACCATCACTAAAAATGTACAAGGTGCTATTTTTTTCGATTTTACAAAAACCATTAGTGTATTGAACCTCTGGAAACATGCCAACAGGCATTCCAGGGGTTTTTAATAATTGAATATCATTATTATTAGATAATAATATCGCAGGTGGATGACCCGCACTTGAATAAATTAGCTCTCGCTTAACTATGTTGTAAACTCCATACCAGATAGTAAAGTATTTATCATTTTGGTAATTCATCTGGAAAGTACTGTTTAATGCATTTAGTACTT comes from Rivularia sp. PCC 7116 and encodes:
- a CDS encoding STAS domain-containing protein, with protein sequence MTEHIKVVKPSGVLDATSSQDFREEVIKSLDSKPKMVLVDLKEITFMDSSGLGALVLAFKTLRASDTKLVLCSINEQVKILFELTGMDKVFEIFSNQDEFNQSVLSQIS